The Sorangiineae bacterium MSr11367 genome window below encodes:
- a CDS encoding molybdopterin molybdotransferase MoeA, translating into MLNFGEAQQRVLAMAPRMGAERVGLEEAAGRVLAEDVLCPVDVPAFDGSVMDGYAVRAADFAGDGPWEFPVRGESRAGEPLDALTPNTVARIFTGAPLPAQADAVVMQEHVERDGDRARFTRTVNSGHFVRKRGDDLRAGSVAIAKGTRLRPAHVALAATVDRAWLTVTRRPRVVLLATGDELRSPGTPGPVGSIAESNTLGLAAMARRAGATVAVAPLVPDDLNATMQAFEAALADADVVISVGGVSVGDHDRVRPALEAIGVQLDFYKVAMKPGKPLALGKRGSTVVLGLPGNPVSAMVTFAFFGVPLLRAMQGDGDPLPRSWRARTGRAITREPGRLEFARASLVREGASWIVTSLENQASGAVAMLARANALMVVPAERTELAEGEDVEVYLLEELGA; encoded by the coding sequence ATGCTGAACTTTGGTGAGGCGCAGCAACGGGTTTTGGCGATGGCACCCCGCATGGGTGCAGAGCGCGTGGGCCTCGAGGAGGCCGCCGGGCGCGTGCTGGCGGAAGACGTGCTCTGTCCGGTCGACGTTCCCGCGTTCGACGGCAGCGTGATGGACGGCTACGCCGTGCGCGCGGCGGATTTCGCGGGCGATGGGCCTTGGGAATTTCCGGTGCGCGGTGAAAGCCGTGCCGGCGAGCCGCTGGATGCGCTCACACCGAACACCGTGGCGCGCATCTTCACGGGTGCGCCGCTGCCGGCGCAGGCCGACGCCGTGGTCATGCAGGAGCACGTGGAACGCGACGGCGACCGCGCGCGGTTCACGCGCACGGTGAACTCGGGGCACTTCGTGCGCAAGCGCGGCGACGACCTGCGGGCGGGCTCGGTGGCGATCGCCAAGGGCACGCGCCTGCGACCGGCCCACGTGGCGCTGGCCGCCACCGTCGATCGCGCATGGCTCACGGTGACGCGGCGTCCGCGCGTGGTGCTCTTGGCGACGGGCGACGAGCTTCGCTCCCCGGGCACACCCGGCCCCGTGGGGTCGATTGCGGAGTCGAACACGCTCGGCCTCGCCGCAATGGCACGGCGCGCGGGCGCGACCGTGGCCGTGGCGCCGCTGGTGCCGGACGATCTGAACGCGACCATGCAAGCCTTCGAGGCGGCGCTCGCGGATGCCGACGTGGTCATCTCGGTGGGCGGCGTGAGCGTGGGCGATCACGATCGCGTGCGACCGGCGCTCGAGGCGATCGGCGTGCAGCTCGATTTTTACAAGGTGGCGATGAAGCCGGGCAAGCCGCTGGCGCTGGGCAAGCGCGGGAGCACGGTGGTGTTGGGGCTCCCGGGCAATCCCGTGTCGGCGATGGTGACGTTCGCCTTCTTCGGCGTGCCGCTGCTGCGCGCGATGCAGGGCGACGGCGATCCCCTTCCCCGCTCATGGCGGGCGCGAACCGGCCGAGCGATCACCCGCGAGCCGGGGCGGCTGGAGTTCGCGCGGGCATCGCTGGTGCGCGAGGGGGCTTCGTGGATCGTGACGAGCTTGGAGAACCAGGCGAGCGGCGCGGTGGCGATGCTGGCGCGCGCCAACGCCTTGATGGTCGTACCGGCGGAGCGAACGGAGCTCGCCGAGGGAGAGGACGTCGAGGTGTATTTGCTGGAGGAACTCGGGGCATGA
- the genX gene encoding EF-P lysine aminoacylase GenX has translation MREKQLRRRAELLREVRAFFDGRDFLEVETPLLIPSPGLDLHLQAFQVGTRYLSTSPEYQMKRLLAEGYERIYQITRAFREGEFGSRHNPEFSMLEFYRANAGVEDVMKDTEDLVEAVTGGEVVLGERRISTRAPFARMTVCEAFEAYAKVTPDETLEMAGSDEDRFFFTLIDQVEPRIAELDHAVFLTEYPAPQASLARKKASDPRVAERFEAYVAGVELCNGFGELTDPIEQRARFEQDQRERKARGLPVYPIDERFLEALERGMPPSGGNAVGLDRLIAVASGTTEIRNVMAFADDEL, from the coding sequence GTGAGGGAAAAACAGCTTCGGCGCCGCGCCGAGCTCCTGCGTGAGGTACGCGCGTTCTTCGACGGGCGCGACTTTCTCGAGGTGGAGACGCCGCTCCTCATCCCCTCCCCCGGCCTGGATTTGCACCTGCAAGCCTTCCAGGTGGGGACGCGCTACCTGAGCACCTCACCCGAGTACCAGATGAAGCGCCTCTTGGCCGAAGGCTACGAGCGCATCTACCAGATCACGCGCGCGTTCCGCGAAGGGGAGTTTGGCTCGCGGCACAACCCCGAGTTCAGCATGCTCGAATTTTACCGGGCGAACGCAGGGGTCGAGGACGTGATGAAGGACACCGAGGACCTCGTCGAGGCCGTGACCGGCGGCGAAGTGGTGCTCGGCGAGCGCCGCATTTCGACGCGCGCCCCCTTCGCGCGCATGACGGTGTGCGAGGCCTTCGAGGCGTACGCGAAGGTCACGCCGGACGAGACGCTGGAGATGGCCGGCTCCGACGAGGACCGATTTTTCTTCACCTTGATCGACCAGGTCGAGCCACGCATCGCGGAGCTCGATCATGCCGTGTTCCTCACCGAGTACCCGGCACCGCAGGCGTCCCTCGCGCGCAAAAAGGCAAGCGATCCGCGGGTGGCCGAACGGTTCGAGGCGTACGTGGCCGGCGTCGAGCTCTGCAACGGCTTTGGCGAGCTCACGGATCCCATCGAGCAGCGGGCGCGCTTCGAGCAGGATCAACGCGAGCGAAAAGCCCGCGGCCTGCCGGTGTACCCCATCGACGAGCGATTCCTCGAGGCGCTCGAACGTGGGATGCCCCCTTCGGGCGGCAACGCCGTGGGGCTGGATCGCCTGATTGCCGTCGCGTCGGGCACGACGGAGATCCGCAACGTGATGGCCTTCGCCGACGACGAGTTATAG
- a CDS encoding TetR/AcrR family transcriptional regulator: MKVGSGKPEASALKVGSGKPEASALKVGSGKPETSGLPTKPPRTRGGDKRERILAAAVKVFAKSGFHGTRVSEVAKAAGVADGTIYLYFRSKDELLVSLFEDRVDKLLVHMNAELSNLPDAPAKLRRVIELQLGLLEGERDLAEVITVIIRQSSKLIKEYAAPKFGAYLDAIAQVVVEGQNAGDFRKDVSPHLVARATYGALDSIALLWALGRAEQGALVRSAKQLADVLLRGLLP; encoded by the coding sequence TTGAAAGTCGGCTCCGGCAAGCCGGAGGCCTCTGCGTTGAAAGTCGGCTCCGGCAAGCCGGAGGCCTCTGCGTTGAAAGTCGGCTCCGGCAAGCCGGAGACCTCCGGGTTGCCTACGAAGCCGCCGCGCACGCGCGGTGGCGACAAGCGCGAGCGCATCCTCGCGGCCGCCGTCAAAGTCTTCGCCAAGAGCGGCTTTCACGGAACCCGCGTGAGCGAGGTGGCCAAGGCCGCGGGCGTCGCCGACGGGACGATCTACCTGTACTTCCGATCGAAGGACGAGCTCCTCGTGTCCTTGTTCGAGGACCGGGTCGACAAGTTGCTCGTGCACATGAACGCGGAGCTGTCGAACCTCCCCGACGCCCCGGCGAAACTGCGGCGCGTGATCGAGCTGCAGCTCGGTTTGCTCGAGGGCGAGCGCGATCTGGCCGAGGTCATCACGGTCATCATCCGGCAATCGTCGAAGCTCATCAAAGAGTACGCCGCGCCCAAGTTCGGCGCGTACCTGGATGCCATCGCGCAAGTCGTGGTCGAAGGTCAGAACGCGGGCGACTTCCGCAAGGACGTCTCGCCGCACCTGGTGGCGCGGGCCACCTACGGGGCGCTCGACAGCATCGCGCTGCTCTGGGCCTTGGGTCGCGCGGAGCAAGGTGCGCTGGTGCGCTCCGCCAAGCAGCTCGCCGACGTGCTTCTGCGCGGACTCTTGCCGTGA
- a CDS encoding flagellar biosynthetic protein FliQ, protein MPIGSLIQHAQEALMLTVALSLPVVAAAAVVGLLVAAFQAASQIQDPTLAHLPRLLAVIAVLAILGPWMAHEVAAYAARVFLIARG, encoded by the coding sequence ATGCCCATCGGATCGCTGATCCAACATGCACAAGAAGCGCTGATGCTTACGGTCGCGCTTTCCCTCCCTGTCGTGGCCGCAGCCGCCGTCGTGGGCTTGCTGGTCGCAGCCTTTCAAGCCGCCTCCCAGATTCAGGACCCAACTTTGGCCCATCTGCCGAGGCTGCTTGCCGTCATCGCCGTTCTCGCGATTTTGGGCCCGTGGATGGCCCACGAAGTGGCTGCATACGCCGCGAGGGTCTTTCTCATTGCACGCGGGTGA
- a CDS encoding MSCRAMM family adhesin SdrC has protein sequence MRTRFLVVAFCVFGALGAAFAPGCSNQAEGERCSIDNGNSDCESNLECVSVGNGPSGSQFRCCPNPRTSSSSAACRGETTANDATTPTDTGAPGDSGSDADGQTQDSGQDAPVDAPSDSGTDADAAG, from the coding sequence GTGAGAACCCGCTTTCTTGTCGTGGCCTTCTGCGTTTTCGGCGCCCTCGGAGCAGCATTTGCTCCCGGATGTTCCAATCAGGCCGAGGGAGAACGCTGCTCCATCGACAACGGCAATTCCGATTGCGAGTCGAACCTCGAATGCGTCTCCGTCGGAAACGGCCCCTCGGGCTCGCAGTTCCGCTGCTGCCCGAACCCGCGCACGTCGTCGTCGTCGGCCGCGTGCCGTGGCGAGACCACCGCGAACGACGCCACCACGCCGACCGACACGGGCGCGCCAGGCGACTCGGGCTCGGATGCCGATGGGCAAACGCAAGACAGCGGGCAAGACGCACCGGTCGACGCCCCGAGTGACTCTGGAACCGACGCCGACGCCGCAGGCTGA
- a CDS encoding SDR family oxidoreductase: MKLNELKVIITGGAQGMGRHFAVRLAQAGAHVAIADVLEVDRDAIVAESREGATDPGTLAARIHSRKVNVADEKEVAELVEWAHASMGGLNGLINNAGILRDGLLVKKDRETGAIKTLTLEQWNAVIGVNLTGATLVVRDTVKKMAETGTKPGVIVNMSSIARYGNRGQSNYSAAKAALAANTRTWSQEFAPFGIRVGAIAPGMIETPMTQGMNQKARDALVAAIPVARIGLPEDIWVAVKFVLECDYFNGRTIDVDGGLNM, encoded by the coding sequence ATGAAATTGAACGAGCTGAAGGTCATCATCACGGGTGGAGCGCAGGGAATGGGCCGTCACTTCGCCGTGCGGCTCGCGCAGGCGGGGGCGCACGTGGCGATCGCGGACGTGCTCGAAGTCGATCGGGATGCGATCGTTGCCGAGTCACGCGAAGGGGCTACGGATCCCGGTACGCTGGCCGCGCGCATCCACAGCCGCAAGGTCAACGTGGCTGACGAGAAGGAAGTGGCCGAGTTGGTCGAATGGGCGCATGCGTCCATGGGCGGACTCAATGGCCTGATCAACAACGCAGGCATCCTGCGCGATGGTCTCCTCGTCAAGAAGGACCGGGAGACGGGCGCAATCAAGACGCTGACCCTCGAGCAATGGAACGCGGTCATCGGCGTGAACCTCACCGGCGCCACGTTGGTGGTGCGCGACACCGTGAAGAAGATGGCCGAAACGGGGACCAAGCCCGGCGTCATCGTGAACATGTCGAGCATCGCGCGCTACGGCAACCGCGGGCAGTCGAACTACTCGGCGGCCAAGGCCGCGTTGGCGGCGAACACGCGCACGTGGTCGCAGGAGTTCGCGCCCTTCGGCATCCGCGTCGGCGCCATCGCGCCCGGCATGATCGAGACGCCGATGACGCAGGGAATGAACCAGAAGGCGCGCGATGCATTGGTCGCCGCGATTCCGGTGGCGCGCATCGGTCTGCCCGAGGACATCTGGGTCGCCGTGAAGTTCGTCCTCGAGTGTGACTACTTCAACGGGCGCACCATCGACGTCGACGGCGGCCTCAACATGTAA
- a CDS encoding SDR family NAD(P)-dependent oxidoreductase produces MQTTSTRVLIIGGGFSGLGMAIRLLQQKVKDFIVLEKAAQLGGTWRENTYPGCACDVPSHLYSYSFAPKTDWSRVFAPQPEIQQYTLDVAARHGVLPYVHFGTEALRGVWDEDRQRWRVETNNGIYDAQFIVLGQGPLHEPRIPDLPGLDAFGGVAFHSAQWRHDRDLTGRRVAVIGTGSSAIQFVPHIQPKAERLVLFQRTAPWVLPKLDHRIPKAETWVLDHVPLVRRGLRGTIYALTEMLQIAQRNPAAMQQVQRIGLAHLRRQVRDPELRRALTPKFTLGCKRLLLSNTYYPALQAPNVEVVPQAVTEITKRGIVGADGIEREVDTIIFGTGFHVTDSSVPKRIVGRGGRTLDDVWRGSPSAYLGTTCHGFPNAFCMIGPNTGNGHGSAFTIIEAQARYIADAIATARREHIASIDVRPGAQHAWNQRVQAALSTSVFNAGGCASYYLDDHGKNSTIYPWTTIDMQRRMRRFDADRYELHYQSSPVRRAPVPIALEGAVVAITGGARGIGLATARRFVEKGAFVCIGDLDGDAAREAACTLGPYARGFELDVARRASFERFVAAVEAEVGPIEVLVNNAGVMPTGRFLEESDETDRAAMGVNHWGTSLGMKLVLPRMIARGRGHVVNVASLAGKFEVPWMATYVASKHATVGLTGAVRHEIDGTGVTLTAVMPAAIKTRLSAGIPLDGLFARDPDEVACAIVDSVRTRQPDVVVPRAFRAFVPLYAAAPRALIRWIINAVDSERMLGGATERARTEYETAVRAQGSGAALEVGMAAE; encoded by the coding sequence ATGCAGACCACGTCGACCCGGGTTCTCATCATTGGCGGCGGTTTTTCGGGCCTGGGGATGGCGATTCGCCTTCTCCAGCAGAAGGTGAAGGACTTCATCGTTCTGGAGAAAGCGGCTCAGCTCGGCGGGACGTGGCGCGAGAACACGTACCCCGGTTGCGCCTGCGACGTGCCCTCGCACCTGTACTCGTATTCGTTCGCGCCCAAGACGGACTGGAGCCGCGTCTTCGCCCCGCAGCCGGAGATCCAGCAGTACACGTTGGACGTGGCCGCGCGGCATGGCGTGCTGCCGTACGTGCACTTCGGGACGGAGGCCCTTCGCGGCGTCTGGGACGAGGATCGGCAACGCTGGCGGGTCGAAACGAACAACGGCATCTACGACGCGCAGTTCATCGTGCTCGGCCAAGGGCCGCTGCACGAGCCGCGCATTCCCGACTTGCCCGGCCTCGACGCGTTTGGTGGCGTCGCATTTCACTCGGCGCAGTGGCGTCACGATCGCGATCTCACCGGCCGGCGCGTCGCGGTCATTGGCACCGGTTCGTCGGCGATTCAATTCGTTCCGCACATTCAGCCCAAAGCCGAGCGCCTCGTGCTCTTCCAGCGCACCGCGCCGTGGGTGCTTCCCAAGCTCGATCATCGCATCCCCAAGGCCGAGACCTGGGTCCTGGATCATGTGCCGCTCGTGCGCCGCGGATTGCGCGGGACGATTTATGCCCTCACGGAGATGCTGCAAATCGCCCAGCGCAACCCCGCGGCGATGCAGCAGGTTCAGCGCATCGGCCTCGCGCATCTGCGCCGCCAAGTGCGCGATCCCGAACTGCGCCGCGCCCTCACGCCGAAGTTTACCCTCGGGTGCAAACGCCTCCTGCTCTCCAACACGTACTACCCCGCGCTGCAGGCGCCGAACGTCGAGGTCGTGCCCCAGGCGGTGACGGAGATCACCAAGCGCGGCATCGTGGGGGCCGACGGCATCGAGCGCGAGGTGGACACGATCATCTTCGGCACCGGCTTTCACGTGACCGATTCGTCGGTGCCCAAGCGCATCGTCGGGCGCGGGGGACGCACGCTGGACGACGTGTGGCGCGGCAGCCCCAGCGCGTACCTCGGGACGACGTGCCACGGCTTCCCCAATGCGTTCTGCATGATCGGCCCCAACACGGGCAACGGCCACGGTTCGGCGTTCACCATCATCGAGGCGCAAGCTCGTTACATCGCCGACGCCATCGCCACCGCCCGCCGCGAGCACATCGCCTCCATCGACGTGCGCCCGGGCGCGCAGCATGCCTGGAACCAGCGCGTGCAAGCGGCGCTGTCCACCAGCGTGTTCAATGCGGGCGGCTGCGCGAGCTACTACCTCGACGATCACGGGAAGAACAGCACCATCTACCCGTGGACGACCATCGACATGCAACGCCGCATGCGCCGCTTCGACGCCGACCGCTACGAGCTCCACTACCAGAGTTCGCCCGTGCGGCGTGCGCCCGTACCGATTGCGCTGGAGGGCGCGGTGGTGGCGATCACTGGCGGTGCACGCGGCATCGGCCTGGCGACGGCGCGGCGTTTTGTCGAGAAGGGCGCCTTCGTGTGCATCGGCGATCTCGATGGGGATGCCGCCCGCGAGGCAGCGTGCACCTTGGGGCCGTACGCGCGGGGCTTCGAGCTGGATGTCGCGCGGCGGGCGTCGTTCGAGCGCTTCGTCGCAGCGGTCGAGGCCGAGGTGGGGCCCATCGAAGTGCTCGTGAACAACGCCGGCGTGATGCCCACCGGGCGCTTTCTCGAGGAGTCCGACGAGACGGACCGGGCGGCCATGGGCGTGAACCATTGGGGAACGTCGCTGGGGATGAAGCTCGTGCTGCCACGGATGATCGCCCGTGGGCGAGGGCACGTCGTCAATGTGGCATCGCTCGCGGGGAAGTTCGAGGTGCCCTGGATGGCCACCTACGTCGCGAGCAAGCATGCGACGGTGGGCCTCACCGGTGCAGTTCGGCACGAGATCGACGGCACCGGTGTTACCCTCACCGCCGTCATGCCTGCCGCCATCAAAACGCGCCTCAGCGCCGGTATTCCACTCGACGGCCTCTTCGCTCGCGATCCCGACGAGGTCGCGTGCGCCATCGTCGACAGCGTGCGCACGCGCCAACCCGACGTCGTCGTGCCGCGCGCCTTCCGTGCCTTCGTGCCGCTCTATGCCGCGGCTCCCCGCGCGCTCATTCGCTGGATCATCAACGCGGTCGATTCCGAGCGCATGCTCGGCGGCGCCACGGAGCGTGCGCGCACCGAATACGAAACTGCCGTGCGTGCACAAGGCTCCGGCGCCGCGCTCGAAGTGGGAATGGCGGCAGAATGA
- a CDS encoding patatin-like phospholipase family protein: MRRGLVLGAGGVVGYAWTVCALRRLETETGWDPRKADLLMGTSAGSILATALAAGVSTSDLLESLRKSVHRGVAPDARDHLPPTPRWRPLSLPMVRAGLRREIPIHAAMVGLLPEGRGDSSALARSIDRLVPEGRWVEHPNCLVVAVDCESGKRVAFGRDEHTSSREAVRASCAVPGWYAPIAIGGRRYMDGGAVSATSLDLVAHEALDEVYVISPMTSTRYVRASSIGEFFERGLRHVMSAALEREVRPCERAGKRVLRIEPTAPELALMGANFMDPRRRASMLDAWFPA; the protein is encoded by the coding sequence ATGAGGCGTGGACTCGTGCTTGGTGCCGGCGGCGTCGTCGGCTACGCCTGGACCGTGTGTGCCCTGCGCCGTCTCGAAACCGAGACCGGTTGGGATCCGCGCAAGGCCGATCTGCTCATGGGCACCTCGGCGGGCTCCATCTTGGCGACCGCGCTGGCCGCGGGGGTGAGCACGTCCGATCTGCTCGAGTCGCTCCGCAAGAGCGTGCACCGCGGCGTCGCACCCGATGCGCGCGATCACCTGCCGCCGACCCCTCGTTGGCGCCCGCTGTCCTTGCCCATGGTCCGCGCCGGGCTGCGCCGCGAGATCCCCATCCATGCCGCCATGGTGGGGCTCTTGCCCGAGGGGCGTGGCGATAGCAGTGCGCTGGCGCGGTCGATCGACCGCCTCGTTCCCGAAGGCCGATGGGTCGAACATCCGAACTGCCTCGTCGTGGCCGTGGACTGCGAATCCGGCAAGCGCGTCGCCTTCGGTCGCGATGAGCACACTAGCTCGCGCGAGGCCGTTCGCGCGTCGTGCGCCGTGCCCGGTTGGTACGCGCCCATCGCGATTGGCGGCCGCCGGTACATGGATGGCGGCGCCGTTTCGGCCACGTCCCTCGATTTGGTGGCGCACGAGGCGCTCGACGAGGTGTACGTCATCTCTCCGATGACATCGACGCGCTACGTCCGCGCTTCGTCCATTGGCGAGTTCTTCGAGCGCGGCCTGCGCCATGTCATGTCCGCGGCGCTCGAGCGCGAGGTGCGTCCTTGCGAGCGCGCCGGAAAACGTGTGCTGCGCATCGAGCCGACGGCGCCGGAGCTCGCGCTCATGGGGGCGAACTTCATGGATCCCCGGCGCCGCGCATCGATGCTAGATGCGTGGTTCCCAGCATGA
- a CDS encoding TetR/AcrR family transcriptional regulator — protein sequence MRRRLQTEKLDQRREEILDASERIFARKGYHAAGIADIADELGLGHGTFYRYFKNKHDIALQVFDRVMMRFTAIGLEEDPRASNSIEDYRAQTMRILHRWLALAEEQPHLLRFFHEQTVAVDMDRLAHVIEAYTLQTAIFLQNGVDKGFLRADLDVRATAEVLVALIFEGTRRALGMPDADARRRWVDAAMNLMFDGIRAG from the coding sequence ATGAGGCGAAGGCTCCAGACCGAGAAACTCGACCAGCGCCGCGAGGAGATCCTCGACGCATCCGAACGTATCTTCGCGCGCAAGGGCTACCACGCGGCGGGCATCGCCGACATCGCCGACGAGCTCGGGCTGGGGCATGGGACGTTCTACCGCTACTTCAAGAACAAGCACGACATCGCCTTGCAGGTCTTCGACCGGGTGATGATGCGCTTCACCGCCATCGGGCTGGAGGAAGACCCGAGGGCGAGCAACTCGATCGAGGATTACCGCGCGCAGACGATGCGCATCCTGCACCGGTGGCTCGCGCTCGCGGAGGAGCAGCCGCACCTGCTTCGCTTCTTCCACGAGCAGACGGTGGCCGTCGACATGGATCGCCTCGCCCATGTCATCGAGGCGTACACGCTGCAGACGGCGATCTTTCTTCAGAACGGCGTCGACAAAGGCTTCTTGCGCGCGGACCTCGATGTGCGCGCCACCGCGGAGGTGCTGGTGGCGCTCATCTTCGAAGGAACCCGCCGCGCGCTCGGCATGCCCGACGCCGATGCGCGGCGCCGTTGGGTCGACGCGGCGATGAACTTAATGTTCGACGGCATCCGCGCGGGCTGA
- the grxD gene encoding Grx4 family monothiol glutaredoxin — protein MSDVASRIQDLVQTNHVILFMKGTKNFPQCGFSNAVVQVLKKEGVPFETVNVLADPEIRQGIKEFSNWPTIPQLYVDGKFVGGCDIVTEMHTTGELSKVLKG, from the coding sequence ATGAGTGACGTCGCCTCCCGCATCCAGGACCTGGTCCAAACGAACCATGTCATCCTCTTCATGAAGGGGACCAAGAACTTCCCGCAGTGCGGCTTCTCCAACGCGGTGGTTCAGGTTCTCAAGAAAGAAGGAGTCCCCTTCGAAACGGTCAACGTGCTGGCCGATCCGGAGATTCGCCAAGGCATCAAGGAGTTTTCCAACTGGCCGACCATCCCGCAGCTCTACGTCGACGGGAAATTCGTCGGCGGTTGCGACATCGTGACCGAGATGCACACCACCGGCGAGCTGTCAAAAGTTCTCAAGGGCTGA
- a CDS encoding class I SAM-dependent methyltransferase: protein MHRDDALLVIDKPAGIPSQAADPAHPDDVVTRLKAFGEPYLGVHQRLDQDTSGVMVFTRAREHNAAVAGQFEGRHVEKRYIACVTGWPKGKDRVTLREKLVSEKDKKPKLAVTHVQVKKRQGPRALLELVLETGRMHQARVQLAHAGAPIAGDTLYGGEYAPRLLLHAQAISFAHPSSKKRVTYAAPLPHDFEAWLAEGASREEMSGDGRVVVSALDRAILRRYILGHSEGDTAFRLVHGEGDGLPGLVVDAYGDHLVAEFHLDDDPSFRDRVLDRLATLGFDGVYVKRRPRQANTLVDTRRDELAPREPVRGTAAPEEFAVLENGISYLVRLGDGLSTGIFLDQRENRARVRGLSGGLRVANLFSYTCAFSVAAALGGAVSTASVDASMVALERGRANMLRLGLLPNDAHTFHAEDSFAWLARMARRGQKYDLIIVDPPSYSKTRNRRFVAADDYPELVANALAVLDRGGRILACTNHRGISPGRFRKLVAKGAETARRQVRQMKDLALPREFPVAAGGEPHMKSVLLTVE from the coding sequence GTGCATCGTGACGATGCGCTCCTGGTCATCGACAAGCCCGCGGGCATCCCCAGCCAAGCGGCCGATCCCGCACACCCCGACGACGTGGTGACGCGGCTCAAAGCCTTTGGCGAGCCGTACCTCGGCGTGCATCAGCGGCTCGATCAGGACACGTCGGGTGTGATGGTCTTCACCCGCGCGCGTGAGCACAATGCGGCGGTGGCCGGGCAGTTCGAAGGGCGCCACGTCGAAAAGCGCTACATCGCCTGCGTCACGGGTTGGCCGAAGGGCAAAGACCGGGTCACCCTGCGCGAGAAGCTGGTTTCGGAGAAGGACAAGAAGCCGAAGCTGGCGGTGACGCACGTGCAGGTGAAGAAGCGCCAAGGTCCGCGTGCGCTGCTCGAGCTGGTGCTGGAGACGGGGCGCATGCACCAGGCGCGGGTGCAGCTCGCCCACGCCGGCGCGCCCATCGCGGGCGATACGCTCTACGGCGGGGAGTATGCGCCGCGGCTTTTGTTGCATGCGCAAGCGATTTCCTTCGCGCACCCCTCGTCGAAGAAGCGCGTGACCTATGCGGCGCCGCTGCCGCACGACTTCGAGGCATGGCTTGCGGAAGGCGCCTCCCGCGAGGAAATGTCCGGCGACGGGCGGGTCGTGGTCAGTGCGCTGGATCGCGCCATCCTGCGGCGGTACATCCTGGGCCATAGTGAGGGCGATACCGCGTTTCGCTTGGTCCACGGCGAGGGCGACGGCCTTCCGGGCCTGGTGGTGGATGCGTACGGCGATCATTTGGTGGCCGAGTTTCACCTTGACGACGACCCCTCGTTTCGCGATCGCGTGCTCGATCGGCTGGCCACGTTGGGCTTCGACGGCGTGTACGTGAAGCGGCGCCCGCGGCAGGCGAACACCTTGGTGGACACGCGGCGCGACGAGCTTGCCCCGCGCGAGCCGGTGCGGGGCACGGCCGCGCCCGAGGAGTTTGCGGTTCTGGAGAATGGCATCTCCTACTTGGTGCGGCTGGGCGATGGTCTCTCCACGGGCATCTTTTTGGACCAGCGAGAAAACCGCGCGCGCGTGCGTGGCCTTTCCGGTGGGCTGCGCGTGGCGAATCTCTTCTCGTACACGTGCGCCTTCAGCGTGGCGGCGGCGTTGGGTGGTGCGGTGTCCACGGCCAGCGTCGATGCATCGATGGTGGCGCTCGAGCGGGGGCGCGCCAACATGCTGCGCCTGGGGCTGCTGCCCAACGACGCCCACACGTTCCACGCCGAGGACTCCTTCGCTTGGCTCGCGCGCATGGCACGCCGCGGGCAGAAGTACGATTTGATCATCGTCGATCCGCCGAGCTACTCGAAGACGCGCAACCGCCGTTTCGTCGCGGCGGACGACTACCCCGAGCTCGTCGCCAATGCGCTGGCCGTCCTCGATCGCGGCGGCCGCATCCTGGCATGCACGAACCACCGCGGCATTTCGCCGGGGCGCTTTCGCAAGCTGGTGGCGAAAGGTGCCGAGACCGCGCGGCGGCAGGTGCGCCAGATGAAAGACCTGGCGCTGCCGCGCGAGTTTCCCGTGGCCGCGGGCGGCGAGCCGCACATGAAGAGCGTTCTCCTCACGGTCGAATAG